Genomic segment of Sodaliphilus pleomorphus:
AGTAACAAGAACGTTGAAGGTACCCTGGGTGGCCTTACTGCCGAGATTCCTAAGGAGACTCCTGCTCCAACTGCCAAGGTTGAGCAAAAGGTGGCCGTGACTGTGCCTGAGGAGAAACCCAAGGAGGACGACAACAAGGTGTTCCAGTCGGTGGAACAGCCGCCTCAATTCCCTGGTGGCGAGTCTGCCCTCATGAGATATCTGTCGTCTCACATCCAGTATCCGGCAATGGCTGCCGAGCAAGGTATCGAGGGTAAGGTGATCTTGCAATTCGTCGTTACCAAGAACGGCCAGGTGGGAGAAGTCAAGGTTGTGCGCTCATTGAGCTCCGACTGCGACAACGAGGCTAAGCGCGTGGTGCGCAGTCTGCCCCGCTTCACTCCAGGTCGTCAGAACGGTAATGCTGTGAACGTGTGGTACACCCTCCCCGTTCAGTTCAAGCTGCAGAAGTAATTTCTTGTGTCCTGACACTTAATTCAGGATTTTAATATCAAGCGGCCGCAAGTCATCAATTCGACTTGCGGCCGCTTCGTTTTAGGGGTGGGAAATAAAGAAAGGTGTTAGCTTGCTTGTGTAAAATTAATCTCGTCAAGTGCACATGGCGCGATTTATAGCTTGCATTGCTGCAATTGTTGTGCCACCTTGCCGGCTTAAAGTAAGGGATCGTCAGCGGTGTTCGGCGATGTAATCGAGCAGAGAGTAGGTATCTACAATGTCTTCGAGCCCCTGCACGATGGTTGCATTCTTTCCCTCTACAGCATCGACAAAGGCTTTATTTCAAGGGGCACGCCCAGCAGTGTTGCCGGCTTGCTTTTAAAGGTGATACTGTCGAGCTGTTTCATTTCGTAGGTGCCTTTGCGGGCGTTGACCGTGAGACTTTCTTGGGCATCGCTCCAGGTGTAGGCCGTCGACAACTCGACTACTCCGGTGGCATTGGCATGGCTAAGCAGTAGAAACATTGTGCCGTAGATGCCTATTCTCACATCAATGCCAAGCTGGGTGGCCAGCCTTATCACATAGTCCATGTCGTTGAAGTTGTTCCACGGCGACAGGCAGAACATGAGCGATACAGCTACTTCGTCTTTTATGGTGTTGACCACATCTATTACATTGTCGTAGCCGTTCACACCTCTCATGTATTCCTCAGGCTTTTTCCATATTGAACAGTGCTTGCAACGCGACTGGCAGTTGGTGGTGGAGTATAACATCAGTTGGCTCAGTTTCTTGTGCCGTGGGCGTGCGATGTTGTTGAGGTACAGCATGCCGTTTTGTAGGTAGTCTTTTACTTTATACATGTCTTCTTTGATATATAATTAGTAATAGATACTTGAAGACGGGCATATACTGCATGGCACTTGCTATTTTTTACATTTACTATAAATGAACATTGGTCACGGGAGAGTTTGCTTGTTGAGCATGTTGCGCAGCATGGCTTTAGCTCTTGTGAGCTGCGAGGAGGAGCTGTGTGGCTCAATGTCAAGTTCCTCGGCAATTTCCTTGTGCGAGTATCCCTCGATCACCGCCATTTTAAACACCTTGCGGTAGCCTTCGGGCAAGTTGTCGATGAGTTGCATGAGCTCTTTCTCGGCGAGAGGCGAGTCGGCTCTTGTGTAGCCTTCGGTGTCAAAATCTCTATTGCTTAATGCTGAGAATGGTGTAGACTTGTTTTGCTGTTTCTTTTCCAGGTACCGTAGCGAGACGTTTCGGGTGATGGTCAACACCCATGGGCCAAATTTGTTGTTGTCTTCATCATTGGAGAGAAGATGTCATAAAGTGACCTTAAGGCGCTTTCATCGCCGGTTTTCACCTTTTCTACTATTGAGCCCACGTCGTTCATTTCATGTTGTTCAAAATATATATAAGATACATGTGATCGCAAAAATACTGCACGGTCATAAGAAAAAAATCTTCAATCGCTCGGTTGTGCTATAGCTGGTGATAGGAGCAGGAAAAAGGGACTTTGTTAAGATTTTATAATTACTACAGGGAGTGTCGCTGTTTTCAATCAAAAATATGTAACTTTACAAATTGAAAAAATACGCAAGAAGCGTTGTTATTGTTGCGGCCTTGCGATAAACCTTGCGGTTTATGGCAGGTCTAAGAGAAAAGAAATTTTTTAAACAGTTTACAATGAGTACATCGGGCCGTGGAATTATGCGGGGGTTAAGAATATTCTTCGGAATATTCATGATACTGGTTTATTTCGGCATGTCATACTTGATGATTATAAACTTTTTCAATCTTGTGACGCCGCCATTCAACTATCTGCGCTGGATATTTGCGGTTGTTTTCGGTTTATATGGCATCTACCGCGGCTACCGTCAGTTCAAGGGGCTCGATTACTACAGGCTCACCGACAAGCGTGACGACGATGTCGAGACCGATGCCCATCGCAAAGTTGAAGAATTGATAAAAAGAGTACACGACAATGAAACAAAATCTTAAAATATTGCTTGGCGCACTGCTCCTTACGGGTATCGCCACGGCTGTGCTTGTATCGTGCCAGAAGTATAGCGACCGTCCCAACGGCGCCACCAAGGGCATGGCCAAGATATACTGCGACGAGTCGTTTCAAAACGTGCTTGAGCAGGAAATCGACGTGTTTGAGTATCAGTATGCCGGTGCCTTCGTCAAGCCGCGCTACATGAGCGAGTGGGCTGCACTCGACTCGTTGCTTCACGAGAAAGTCGACCTCATCATCACTTCGACCGACCTGACCGACAAGCAGCGCACCATACTTGCTGGTCAGGGCAGGGCCTATCGCAGTCGCATGATTGCTGTCGATGCAGTGGCCATCATCGTCAACAAGAACAGCGATGTCGACGAGATGTCGATGACCGAGCTCAAAGACTTGTTCACGGGCAAGTATCGCAAGTGGGGGCAGATTGTGCCCACCAAGTTGCGCAACGACAGCATCAAGCTCCTCTTCGACGGCAATGCCTCGGGAGTGATACATTATATTAAAAACAAGTTTTTGGGCGGCAAGGACTTCCCCTTCAAGGTGTATTCGGCCAAGTCGAGCGACGATGTGTTTAAGACGGTCAACAAGTATGACAACGCCATCGGTTTTGTGGGCGTGAGCTGGGTGGCCGACGACATGGGACAGAGCGAGAAGACTGCCGAGCAACGCTACTCCGAGCTCAACCAGGAGGACTCGCAAGCCACACTCATCAATTTCACCGACAAGGTGAAGGTGCTCAAGGTGCGCCGCGACGACATGCTGCAGGGCGTGCTCCCTTACCAGGCCTACATCAACGACGGTTCCTACCCGCTGTTCCGCAAGATTTTTGCCATCGACGCCTCGCCACTGGGCACTATCGACCACAGCTTCTATGTGTTCTTGACAGGCACTATTGGCCAAAAAATCATACTCCAAACCGGTATCATGCCGGGTGCCGAGCCCGTGAGAACAGTTGAGGTGCAGTGACTCACCTCGAGTAGGGCTCCCCTGTGCACGACTGGCATCAACCATTGTGAATACAACAAGAAAACAACAATATAAACACATTTACAAAGATGAAAGCTAAATTCTTATTTGCCTCCCTCTTGATGGGAGCTTCCATCTTCGCATCGGCTCAGGGTGTGAAAGATGGTATAGATTTCTACAACATCGGCGATTATGAGAATGCCAAGACCATTCTCGACCGCAATGTCAATTCGGCTTCCAACAAGGCCGAGGTCGACTACTACTATGGCATGATCGACTTGAAGCAGGGCGATCTCAATGCAGCCGACAAGTACTTCAAGGACGGTGCCGCTGCCGATGCCAAGTATCCTTTCAACTTGGTGGGCCAGGCCGCTGTGCTGTTGAAAAACGGCAACAAGAGCGCTGCCGAGGCTCTTTTCAAGCAGGCTCGCAACTTGGCCAAAAAGAATGTGGACCTGGAGTGTGCCATTGCTCGTGCCTATTTCTTTGCCGACCCCACTAAGTATGAGTCGCAAGTGAACAAGTGCCTGTTGAATGCCCGCAAGTATGGCAAGACCAGCCCTCAACCCGACATTGTGCAAGGCGACATCTACTTTGCCAGCCAGGACTGGGGCAACTCAATGGCCAGCTACGAGCAGGCTATGGGATATGACCCTTCCAACATCGAGTCGACTGTCAAATATGCCGACACTTATTTCAAGGTGAATCCTGAGCTGGCCATCGCCCGTCTCAAGGATATCATTCAATCCAATCCCAACTCGGCCCTCGTACAACGCCAGCTCGCCGAGAAGCTCTATGAGCATGGAGACTTTGTGGAGGCTGCCCA
This window contains:
- a CDS encoding energy transducer TonB — its product is MLYTIIGFIVAACLVFAWNAYQRWEAQRQLALQNQQQTQEFSFGASEEESSEEEEKKIEQPKEEEKPEVEEVAQQAVTELKIVPDDKVTTPPPTQDEVKQNDAAISNKNVEGTLGGLTAEIPKETPAPTAKVEQKVAVTVPEEKPKEDDNKVFQSVEQPPQFPGGESALMRYLSSHIQYPAMAAEQGIEGKVILQFVVTKNGQVGEVKVVRSLSSDCDNEAKRVVRSLPRFTPGRQNGNAVNVWYTLPVQFKLQK
- a CDS encoding PstS family phosphate ABC transporter substrate-binding protein; translated protein: MKQNLKILLGALLLTGIATAVLVSCQKYSDRPNGATKGMAKIYCDESFQNVLEQEIDVFEYQYAGAFVKPRYMSEWAALDSLLHEKVDLIITSTDLTDKQRTILAGQGRAYRSRMIAVDAVAIIVNKNSDVDEMSMTELKDLFTGKYRKWGQIVPTKLRNDSIKLLFDGNASGVIHYIKNKFLGGKDFPFKVYSAKSSDDVFKTVNKYDNAIGFVGVSWVADDMGQSEKTAEQRYSELNQEDSQATLINFTDKVKVLKVRRDDMLQGVLPYQAYINDGSYPLFRKIFAIDASPLGTIDHSFYVFLTGTIGQKIILQTGIMPGAEPVRTVEVQ